One Peribacillus simplex NBRC 15720 = DSM 1321 genomic region harbors:
- a CDS encoding Na(+)/H(+) antiporter subunit F1: MLKIALLGVSLSMIGFLYRLIKGPSVPDRVIALDAMGINLIAIVALASIVMDTSAYLEAILLLGILSFIGTVAFAKFLEKGEIIEDDRNR, translated from the coding sequence ATGCTTAAAATCGCGTTGCTCGGTGTTTCGCTTTCCATGATTGGATTCTTATACCGTTTAATCAAAGGGCCTTCCGTACCGGATCGGGTCATCGCACTCGATGCGATGGGAATCAATCTTATCGCAATCGTTGCACTTGCCTCCATTGTCATGGATACAAGCGCATATCTGGAAGCCATTCTTCTGCTCGGAATCCTATCATTCATCGGAACGGTCGCTTTCGCCAAATTCCTTGAGAAAGGGGAGATTATCGAAGATGACCGCAATCGTTGA
- a CDS encoding hotdog fold thioesterase translates to MERNIERSLIGMLGIEMKEVGDGKVIATMPVDERTRQPYGLLHGGASVALAESVASFGGMQLVDSTRQAVVGLEINANHVRGVRSGFVTAEGNIIHRGKTTMVWDVKIHDEEDHLICISRCTLAVIDLPKSK, encoded by the coding sequence ATGGAGAGAAATATTGAAAGGTCATTGATAGGCATGCTTGGGATAGAAATGAAAGAAGTCGGTGATGGGAAAGTCATTGCGACGATGCCGGTGGATGAACGAACTAGGCAGCCGTACGGTTTATTGCATGGCGGAGCGTCCGTTGCCCTTGCGGAATCCGTTGCAAGCTTTGGCGGAATGCAGCTGGTAGATAGCACAAGACAAGCTGTCGTAGGCCTTGAAATCAATGCCAATCATGTAAGGGGCGTTCGTTCCGGTTTTGTTACCGCTGAAGGGAACATCATCCACCGTGGAAAGACGACGATGGTGTGGGACGTGAAAATCCATGATGAAGAGGATCATCTTATCTGCATTTCACGCTGTACATTGGCCGTTATCGACTTACCAAAGTCAAAGTGA
- a CDS encoding FAD-dependent monooxygenase, whose protein sequence is MVVKSDVCIVGSGPGGALLAYLLAKQDISVVLLERHSEVSREFRGEFLNDEGEAILKKHGLFESVERLGLLMMEQIEYWHDGHIFKRILPEWPVDHVGIHVPQNHLLTAILNEAEKLDSFQLMMNTRVTDLIQNEMGRFTGVKARNGGDDLEVQSSLIIGADGRFSIVRKKAGIPAVIKDHGYDLLWAKIPAPEGWKPSIKMALVNGSQVALFTQAGGFIQIGWNIEHGSFPHLRKQHFDPFIEDLLFAFPELKKVVCENIRSWQDFILLDVYSSYCETWTKDGVALLGDAAHTMTPTGAFGLNCAMKDADILAKLISGCILQGDTGFLGLKMAEPKRKAEIERLQAIQVDKEISFASQFAAAYV, encoded by the coding sequence ATGGTGGTTAAATCAGATGTATGCATAGTCGGATCAGGACCTGGAGGAGCCCTGCTGGCTTACCTATTGGCTAAGCAGGACATTTCAGTCGTATTGCTTGAAAGGCATTCTGAGGTTTCAAGAGAGTTCAGGGGCGAGTTCTTGAACGATGAAGGAGAGGCCATTCTTAAAAAGCACGGTTTATTCGAAAGTGTGGAAAGACTTGGCTTGCTTATGATGGAACAAATTGAATATTGGCATGACGGCCACATATTTAAAAGGATACTCCCTGAATGGCCTGTCGATCATGTTGGGATACATGTCCCTCAAAATCATCTGCTTACAGCTATATTGAATGAGGCCGAAAAGCTGGACTCTTTTCAATTGATGATGAATACGAGGGTTACGGACTTGATACAGAATGAAATGGGCCGTTTTACAGGTGTCAAGGCTCGAAATGGCGGAGATGACCTGGAAGTGCAAAGTTCATTGATAATCGGAGCGGACGGCAGATTTTCCATCGTTCGAAAAAAAGCGGGAATACCGGCCGTGATTAAAGATCATGGCTATGATTTACTGTGGGCAAAAATTCCTGCTCCGGAGGGGTGGAAGCCTTCGATCAAGATGGCATTGGTCAATGGCTCACAGGTTGCCCTCTTCACTCAGGCTGGAGGTTTCATCCAAATTGGCTGGAATATAGAACATGGTTCATTTCCCCATTTGCGAAAACAGCATTTTGATCCGTTCATTGAAGATTTGCTTTTTGCCTTTCCTGAATTAAAAAAGGTTGTGTGTGAAAATATCCGCTCTTGGCAGGACTTCATTTTATTGGATGTTTACAGCAGCTATTGTGAAACGTGGACAAAGGATGGCGTTGCTTTATTGGGTGATGCAGCACATACGATGACGCCTACAGGTGCGTTCGGACTCAATTGTGCCATGAAGGATGCCGATATATTAGCCAAGCTTATTTCTGGATGCATCCTGCAGGGGGATACTGGCTTCCTTGGACTTAAGATGGCTGAGCCAAAAAGAAAAGCCGAAATTGAAAGATTACAGGCCATTCAGGTGGACAAGGAAATTTCCTTCGCATCACAGTTTGCCGCCGCTTATGTTTGA
- the ribD gene encoding bifunctional diaminohydroxyphosphoribosylaminopyrimidine deaminase/5-amino-6-(5-phosphoribosylamino)uracil reductase RibD, which produces MNDDQYYMKLALDLAASAKGKTNPNPVVGAVIVKDGVIAGTGIHRKAGEPHAEVHAFKMAGEYAEGATLYVTLEPCSHYGKTPPCANLVKESGVRRVVVATQDPNPEVAGRGISILKDAGIEVEVGVLEKEAQRLNERFIHNMLTNRPFVISKYAMTLDGKLATHTGHSKWITGEESRHSVHLLRDEVDAILVGIGTVLADDPSLTTRLPGGGGKSPIRIILDSELRVPLDANVVQVSDTKTLIVTQENAPADKMDLLREKGIEFIFVPKNETGLNLRALMEELYKKGVTDVLLEGGSEVNASFLREGLIDKYLIYIAPKLLGGRNSLTPYTGMNVDTMDEAMDVSFSGVETFGEDIRITAYPK; this is translated from the coding sequence ATGAATGATGATCAATATTACATGAAGCTGGCACTGGATTTGGCTGCCAGTGCTAAAGGAAAGACGAATCCGAATCCAGTGGTCGGGGCAGTCATAGTCAAAGACGGTGTGATAGCCGGGACAGGAATCCACCGTAAAGCGGGTGAACCGCATGCGGAAGTACATGCTTTCAAAATGGCGGGTGAGTATGCAGAAGGTGCAACGCTATATGTGACTCTTGAGCCCTGTTCCCATTATGGAAAGACACCTCCTTGTGCAAATTTGGTGAAAGAATCAGGTGTCCGGCGAGTTGTGGTGGCTACTCAAGATCCGAATCCGGAAGTAGCCGGCAGAGGGATATCGATCCTAAAGGATGCGGGCATTGAAGTGGAAGTTGGCGTCCTGGAAAAGGAAGCTCAAAGGCTGAATGAGCGTTTTATTCACAATATGCTGACGAATCGTCCATTTGTCATATCGAAGTATGCAATGACGCTCGATGGAAAACTTGCTACCCACACAGGCCATTCAAAATGGATAACAGGAGAAGAGTCACGTCATTCCGTTCATTTGCTGCGTGATGAGGTGGATGCCATTCTTGTTGGTATCGGGACTGTATTGGCCGATGATCCATCACTTACGACCAGACTTCCGGGGGGCGGAGGGAAAAGTCCGATCCGGATCATATTAGACAGTGAATTACGTGTTCCCTTGGATGCCAATGTTGTACAAGTATCAGATACGAAAACCTTGATCGTAACGCAGGAAAATGCACCTGCTGATAAAATGGACCTTTTACGTGAAAAAGGGATCGAATTCATTTTCGTCCCCAAAAACGAGACGGGACTGAATCTAAGGGCTTTGATGGAAGAGCTGTATAAAAAGGGGGTTACGGATGTCTTGCTGGAAGGCGGAAGCGAAGTGAATGCCTCTTTCCTTAGGGAAGGGCTCATCGATAAATACTTGATTTATATAGCTCCTAAACTATTGGGCGGAAGAAACTCACTAACACCGTATACTGGAATGAATGTGGATACGATGGATGAAGCGATGGATGTTTCCTTCTCTGGCGTGGAAACGTTTGGTGAGGACATACGCATTACGGCTTATCCTAAATAA
- a CDS encoding MOSC domain-containing protein: protein MLVGHIQEITRHPVKSFTGEQVQKTKVMDYGLYGDRSHAFKDKNGKFLTITQVPEMVRYQAVFSGEETLDQYPEIKVKTPSGNVLTWGEEAFQEEMERLLKQEAAPVVYHPAHIPLGAIEEENILLVSDASIGELTKLWGKELDGRRFRQNLVLSLVNKTPFLEERWFGKRILIGNEVELEIKRYCERCMIITVDPSDSHRDPSLLKTVVKERKNHFGVYASVMQTGEIRVGDQVFLKD from the coding sequence ATGCTTGTGGGTCATATACAAGAAATCACCCGTCATCCTGTAAAATCATTCACTGGTGAACAGGTACAGAAAACGAAGGTGATGGACTATGGACTATATGGAGATCGCAGCCATGCCTTTAAAGACAAAAATGGGAAGTTCCTGACGATAACCCAAGTACCGGAAATGGTCCGTTATCAAGCTGTTTTTTCTGGTGAGGAAACCCTTGATCAATATCCGGAAATTAAAGTGAAGACCCCTTCAGGAAACGTGCTGACATGGGGAGAGGAAGCCTTTCAGGAGGAAATGGAACGGTTGTTAAAACAGGAGGCAGCACCCGTTGTTTATCACCCTGCACATATTCCTTTAGGTGCGATTGAAGAAGAAAACATCCTGCTTGTCAGTGATGCCTCGATTGGCGAATTGACAAAGCTTTGGGGAAAAGAACTGGATGGCAGGAGATTCAGGCAAAATTTGGTGCTATCCTTAGTGAACAAAACGCCTTTTTTAGAAGAGCGATGGTTCGGAAAAAGGATTCTAATCGGAAATGAAGTGGAATTGGAAATCAAAAGGTATTGTGAGCGTTGTATGATCATAACTGTCGATCCAAGCGATTCCCATAGAGATCCATCACTCCTGAAAACTGTCGTCAAGGAAAGGAAAAATCATTTTGGCGTATATGCATCGGTCATGCAAACGGGTGAAATCAGAGTGGGCGACCAAGTATTTTTAAAGGATTGA
- a CDS encoding Na+/H+ antiporter subunit D, producing the protein MNNLTFMPVLWPLFTGIFLIFFAKKIKLQRGISLFSSLIGIAISLYLVFTVHTQGILALGVGSWDAPFGIVIVADMLSSLLVLTTNIIGLAILLYSFYSIGEERERHYYYPIFQFLLIGVNGAFLTGDLFNLFVFFEVMLMASYVLLVLGGTKIQLRESLKYIIVNVLSSSFFVIMVAYLYSVLGTLNMADISQRITEVSQPGIISVIAIGFLIVFGLKGAIFPLFQWLPGSYYAPPIPVMALFGALLTKVGIYSIFRTYTLMFYHDQDFTHTFLAILAILTIIIGVIGAIAYWDVKKIIIYNIIIAVGVILFGISVMNEQALSGSILYIIHDMLIKAALFLLVGIMIKISGSDDLREMGGLIKQYPAVAWTFFIAAISLAGIPPFSGFAGKLLILQGAAEKGAYFGMAVVLLSSLMVLYSVMKIFMNGFWGTPKADYALTNETVNKMLVPAVLLVIISVLFGVGTESIYPFITQAVDSLMNPEIYNKAVLKE; encoded by the coding sequence ATGAATAATCTTACTTTCATGCCTGTTTTATGGCCGCTTTTCACAGGCATCTTTCTCATTTTCTTTGCAAAAAAAATCAAGCTGCAAAGAGGGATATCCCTTTTTTCCTCTCTTATCGGAATTGCGATTTCCCTTTATCTTGTGTTTACGGTCCATACTCAAGGTATCTTGGCTTTAGGTGTCGGCAGCTGGGATGCGCCATTCGGGATTGTGATCGTCGCAGATATGCTTTCTTCGCTGCTTGTACTGACCACGAATATCATTGGATTGGCTATACTGCTTTACTCGTTTTACTCCATAGGGGAGGAACGTGAAAGACATTATTATTATCCTATATTTCAATTTTTGCTGATTGGTGTAAACGGTGCCTTCCTTACGGGGGATCTTTTCAATCTATTCGTTTTCTTCGAAGTCATGCTGATGGCTTCCTACGTGCTGCTTGTACTGGGAGGGACGAAAATCCAACTGAGGGAATCATTGAAGTATATCATCGTCAATGTGCTTTCCTCTTCCTTTTTCGTCATCATGGTGGCGTATCTTTATTCAGTTCTAGGAACATTGAACATGGCGGACATCAGCCAGAGGATAACGGAAGTCAGCCAGCCTGGAATCATCTCGGTGATAGCGATTGGCTTTCTGATCGTATTCGGTTTGAAGGGTGCCATTTTCCCGCTCTTCCAATGGCTGCCTGGGTCCTATTATGCTCCACCCATTCCTGTGATGGCTTTATTCGGGGCATTGCTGACAAAGGTCGGGATATATTCCATTTTCAGGACCTATACACTCATGTTTTACCATGACCAGGATTTCACCCATACTTTCCTTGCGATACTTGCAATCTTGACCATCATCATCGGTGTCATTGGTGCGATAGCTTATTGGGATGTAAAAAAAATCATCATTTACAATATCATCATCGCCGTCGGGGTTATCCTATTCGGCATCTCCGTCATGAATGAACAGGCCTTATCGGGCTCCATTCTATATATCATTCATGACATGCTGATCAAGGCTGCTCTCTTCCTGCTAGTTGGCATCATGATCAAAATCAGCGGATCGGATGATTTGCGGGAAATGGGCGGCTTGATCAAGCAATATCCGGCCGTTGCATGGACCTTCTTCATAGCTGCCATATCATTGGCCGGAATTCCGCCGTTCAGCGGTTTTGCCGGCAAGCTCCTGATTCTTCAGGGAGCTGCAGAAAAAGGAGCCTACTTTGGAATGGCCGTTGTCTTGCTTTCAAGCTTAATGGTCCTTTATTCCGTCATGAAAATATTCATGAATGGCTTTTGGGGAACTCCAAAAGCTGATTATGCCTTAACTAATGAAACGGTTAATAAAATGCTGGTTCCTGCCGTCCTCCTTGTCATCATTTCCGTTTTATTCGGAGTAGGAACAGAATCGATTTACCCATTCATTACACAAGCTGTAGATTCATTAATGAATCCAGAAATCTATAACAAAGCGGTTTTAAAGGAGTAG
- a CDS encoding Na(+)/H(+) antiporter subunit C: MELLMAIVIGILFMCATYLMLSKSILRIIIGTGLLSHGAHLLILTMGGLKGGSVPLLSDKAASYVDPLPQALILTAIVISFGVTSFLLVLAYRTYQELGTDDMEEMRGTEANE, encoded by the coding sequence ATGGAACTTTTAATGGCCATTGTCATTGGAATACTATTTATGTGTGCGACCTACTTAATGCTTTCCAAAAGCATTTTAAGAATCATAATCGGTACTGGGCTGCTCAGTCACGGCGCCCACCTATTGATTTTGACGATGGGCGGTTTGAAAGGCGGTTCCGTTCCATTGCTAAGTGATAAAGCTGCATCCTATGTCGATCCGCTTCCGCAAGCGCTTATCTTAACGGCAATCGTCATCAGTTTCGGAGTCACATCATTTCTGCTGGTACTTGCTTATCGGACCTACCAGGAACTCGGTACGGATGACATGGAAGAAATGAGAGGTACGGAAGCGAATGAATAA
- a CDS encoding Na(+)/H(+) antiporter subunit B — translation MKQNDLILQTVTKVAAFVILLFAVAIFLGGHYSPGGGFVGGLMTSAAIVLLLLAFDIKTVTGILPIDYKLMIGTGLFISSLTVAGGLVFGVPLMTHVYHYVDLPLLGHISLHTAVLFDLGVYLVVVGVTMTIIQTIGESE, via the coding sequence ATGAAGCAAAATGACCTGATTCTCCAAACGGTTACGAAAGTCGCCGCCTTTGTTATCCTGCTGTTTGCGGTAGCCATTTTTTTAGGGGGACATTATTCGCCAGGAGGCGGGTTTGTCGGCGGTTTAATGACTTCAGCCGCCATAGTCCTGCTGTTGCTCGCTTTCGACATTAAAACCGTCACCGGCATCTTGCCGATTGACTATAAGCTAATGATCGGTACAGGCTTGTTCATATCAAGCCTGACCGTAGCTGGTGGGCTGGTGTTCGGGGTGCCTCTCATGACACATGTGTATCATTATGTCGATCTACCGCTTCTTGGGCACATCTCACTTCATACCGCGGTACTTTTTGATCTGGGTGTTTATCTTGTGGTTGTTGGTGTAACGATGACCATTATTCAAACGATAGGGGAGAGTGAATAA
- a CDS encoding 5' nucleotidase, NT5C type: MKFGFDIDDTLINLREFAFHLYNEKLNTNIELTKFRALKTLEIHEAFGLDKEAGGKMWNSLADEVYYSSCPAFEGAVETLQELERDGHEIYYITARKAEHGERTKKWLIENGFPVKDDHFYCGMKDHEKIDTIRKLEMDYYFDDKPAVLETLLDIPTKVYAMDNSYNRELDIPRLTSWFELKEILSK; this comes from the coding sequence ATGAAATTCGGTTTTGATATTGACGATACCCTTATTAACTTGAGGGAGTTCGCATTCCATCTTTATAATGAAAAGCTTAATACGAACATAGAGTTAACGAAATTCAGAGCTTTAAAGACGTTGGAGATCCATGAAGCTTTCGGGCTTGATAAAGAGGCTGGGGGCAAGATGTGGAACAGCCTTGCCGATGAAGTGTATTATTCATCCTGTCCAGCCTTCGAGGGCGCAGTGGAAACGCTGCAGGAGCTTGAACGCGATGGTCATGAAATCTATTACATCACAGCCAGAAAAGCGGAGCATGGTGAACGGACGAAAAAATGGCTGATTGAAAACGGCTTTCCGGTTAAGGATGACCACTTTTACTGCGGGATGAAGGATCATGAAAAAATTGATACGATTCGCAAATTGGAAATGGATTATTATTTTGATGATAAACCGGCAGTGCTGGAAACTTTATTGGATATTCCAACAAAAGTGTATGCAATGGATAACTCCTATAACAGGGAATTGGATATTCCAAGACTGACAAGCTGGTTTGAATTAAAAGAAATCCTCTCCAAATAA
- the mnhG gene encoding monovalent cation/H(+) antiporter subunit G — MTAIVEILSALFLLMGVFLFLVSAFGIIRLPDVYTRNHAASKSSTLGIMFILIGTLLYFYYKHSHFDFRVVLAIIFIFMTSPVAGHLIIRSAYHTGVKMWDRSVQDDLKKTR; from the coding sequence ATGACCGCAATCGTTGAAATCCTATCCGCCCTATTCCTATTAATGGGGGTCTTTCTCTTTTTAGTCTCGGCTTTCGGCATCATCCGGCTACCCGACGTCTATACAAGAAATCACGCTGCCTCAAAAAGCTCGACACTTGGGATCATGTTCATCCTGATCGGCACCTTGTTATATTTTTATTATAAACATAGTCATTTCGATTTCCGGGTCGTGCTCGCGATCATCTTTATCTTCATGACCAGCCCTGTTGCCGGACATTTAATCATTCGCTCGGCTTATCATACTGGCGTAAAAATGTGGGATCGGAGTGTCCAGGATGATTTAAAGAAAACCCGGTGA
- a CDS encoding Na+/H+ antiporter subunit E — MSFQILLNVFLAVIWMFLKNEFNGSTFIIGYLLGLGIMFVFRHFFNDRFYLNRVNAVVLLLLIFARELILSNISVLKVVLKPSLDMRPGIFAFETVLTKDWEITILSNLITLTPGTLVVEVSEDNRILYIHAMDIADKDEAVDSIKNTFEKAIMEVSK; from the coding sequence ATGTCATTCCAAATTTTACTGAATGTGTTCCTTGCGGTTATCTGGATGTTTTTGAAAAATGAGTTTAACGGGAGCACTTTTATCATCGGATATTTATTGGGGCTCGGCATCATGTTCGTCTTCCGTCATTTTTTCAATGATCGTTTTTACTTGAACAGGGTGAATGCCGTCGTTCTATTACTGCTCATATTCGCAAGGGAACTCATACTTTCCAACATTAGCGTCCTTAAGGTTGTGCTTAAACCGAGTCTGGATATGAGACCTGGCATATTCGCATTTGAAACCGTGCTGACTAAGGATTGGGAAATTACGATACTATCGAATTTAATTACACTGACACCAGGGACACTTGTCGTTGAAGTATCGGAAGATAATCGGATTCTTTATATCCATGCGATGGATATTGCCGACAAAGATGAGGCCGTGGACAGCATTAAAAATACATTTGAAAAGGCGATTATGGAGGTGAGCAAATAA